One Rosa chinensis cultivar Old Blush chromosome 5, RchiOBHm-V2, whole genome shotgun sequence genomic region harbors:
- the LOC112203421 gene encoding exopolygalacturonase — translation MAYGAVEGGITDNSQAFLKAWNDACKWTGRARVLVPRGIFKLFPVVFSGPCNGPIAFLIMGTLRASTDPSTFNSENWINFRYLEQLTVAGGGTLDGQGSFVWPLNNCNNRPCKTLPISLSFDFVTNASVAHLRSYNSKNAHIKVYGCNKMDFTKLRLSAPGDSPNTDGIKIGNSYRIRISRSVIGTGDDCIAILSGSKEIHISKIFCGPGHGISIGSLGGYDNEYDVEGVYVKDSGLKGTTNGLRIKTWAYSHPLKVSKIRYENIVMTDVTNPIIIDQNYCPSPPCNQQVTSNVQISDVTYNNIWGSSSSKEAVILKCSKTSPCKNMVMNNIKLSLNGPGGIASSSCENAIGVSYGTQNPPSCIKV, via the exons ATGGCTTATGGAGCTGTTGAAGGTGGAATAACTGATAACAGCCAG GCATTTTTGAAAGCATGGAATGATGCCTGTAAATGGACTGGAAGGGCAAGGGTTTTGGTTCCCCGAGGAATATTCAAGTTATTCCCAGTTGTATTCTCAGGTCCATGCAATGGTCCGATTGCCTTTTTGATCATGGGGACTTTAAGAGCCTCTACTGATCCATCAACATTTAATTCTGAAAATTGGATAAACTTCCGATACTTGGAGCAGTTAACCGTAGCCGGAGGCGGTACCTTGGACGGCCAAGGATCCTTTGTTTGGCCTCTTAACAACTGCAACAATCGTCCATGCAAGACACTCCCCATC TCTTTGAGTTTTGACTTCGTCACAAATGCAAGCGTCGCTCACTTGAGATCATACAACAGCAAAAATGCCCATATCAAGGTTTATGGATGCAACAAAATGGACTTCACCAAACTTAGATTGTCAGCTCCAGGTGATAGCCCAAACACCGATGGCATAAAAATCGGAAACTCCTACCGCATCAGAATCTCACGCTCGGTTATTGGCACCGGCGATGACTGCATTGCGATATTGTCAGGAAGTAAGGAAATCCACATTTCTAAAATTTTTTGCGGTCCTGGGCATGGAATCAGCATTGGAAGTCTCGGAGGGTATGATAATGAATACGATGTGGAAggagtatatgtgaaagatagcggTTTAAAGGGGACTACCAATGGTCTAAGAATCAAAACATGGGCTTATTCTCATCCCTTGAAGGTTTCAAAGATTAGATACGAAAACATTGTGATGACTGATGTCACGAATCCAATTATTATCGATCAAAATTATTGCCCCAGCCCTCCCTGCAATCAACAG GTTACTTCGAATGTGCAAATTAGTGATGTGACATATAATAACATATGGGGAAGTTCTTCTTCCAAAGAAGCAGTAATTCTGAAATGCAGCAAAACCAGCCCATGCAAGAACATGGTGATGAACAATATCAAGTTATCCCTCAATGGTCCTGGAGGTATTGCGAGTTCTTCCTGCGAAAATGCCATTGGCGTCTCTTACGGCACACAAAACCCTCCTTCTTGCATAAAAGTCTAG